A genomic region of Sander lucioperca isolate FBNREF2018 chromosome 6, SLUC_FBN_1.2, whole genome shotgun sequence contains the following coding sequences:
- the LOC116051468 gene encoding synaptotagmin-2-like isoform X1, with protein MKFNLFRSQAVAAAEPTGVTTVTMAPTPAVISTSVPDTSGSNNTEISKNDMFEEIKSKFLNEIDKIPLPPWALIAIAVVAALLILTCCFCIIKKCCCKKKKNKKGKKGKDGFNMKNMQGEIHQDDEDDDEGETGLTEEEKEEEEKEEEKLGKLQYSIDYDFENAKLTVGILQAADLISMDSGGTSDPYVKVQLLPEKKKKYDTKVHKKTLNPVFNETFVFKVPYEELGGKTLSMSVYDYDRFSKHDVIGEVKIPMNTIDLGRPIEEWKDLESADQEEPEKLGDICISLRYVPTAGKLTVCILEAKNLKKMDACGLSDPYVKIQLLQGGKRLKKKKTTVKKNTLNPYYNESFSFEIPLEQMQKILVAVTVFDYDKIGKNDAIGKIFVGSKASGLGLKHWSDMLANPRRPIAQWHPLQPEEDIDGQLASLNAKK; from the exons ATGAAGTTCAACTTGTTCAGGTCACAAGCCGTGGCGGCCGCTGAGCCCACCGGTGTCACCACCGTAACCATGGCTCCCACTCCGGCTGTCATCTCCACCTCGGTGCCGGACACCTCTGGCTCCAACAACACAGAGATCAGCAAGAATGACATGTTTGAGGAGATCAAGAGCAAATTCTTGAATGAAATTGATAAAATCCCGT TGCCGCCTTGGGCTTTGATCGCCATCGCTGTGGTGGCCGCGTTGCTCATCCTCACCTGCTGCTTCTGCATAATCAAAAAATGCTGctgcaagaagaagaagaacaagaaagGGAAGAAGGGCAAGGATGGCTTCAACATGAAGAACATGCAGGGCGAG ATACACCAGGATGACGAGGATGATGACGAGGGAGAGACCGGActgacagaggaggagaaagaggaagaggagaaagaagaagagaaacttGGGAAGCTGCAATATTCTATAGATTATGACTTTGAAAATGCAAAG CTCACAGTTGGCATCCTTCAAGCTGCGGATCTCATATCCATGGACTCAGGTGGAACCTCCGATCCTTACGTGAAAGTCCAGCTTCTGcctgagaagaagaagaagtatgACACCAAAGTCCACAAGAAAACACTGAACCCTGTCTTCAATGAGACATTTGTATTCAAG GTGCCCTATGAGGAGCTCGGTGGGAAGACTCTGTCAATGTCTGTTTATGACTACGATCGATTTTCCAAACATGACGTCATTGGAGAGGTGAAGATTCCCATGAACACCATCGACCTCGGAAGGCCGATTGAGGAGTGGAAGGATCTGGAAAGCGCAGATCAAGAAGAG CCTGAGAAACTCGGAGACATCTGCATCTCCCTCCGTTACGTCCCCACCGCCGGGAAACTCACCGTCTGCATCCTGGAGGCAAAGAACCTGAAGAAGATGGACGCCTGTGGATTATCTG ATCCATATGTGAAGATCCAGCTGCTGCAGGGGGGTAAGCGtctgaagaaaaagaagactACAGTGAAGAAGAATACCCTCAACCCATACTATAATGAATCCTTCAGCTTTGAAATCCCCCTGGAACAGATGCAG AAAATCTTGGTGGCAGTCACAGTGTTTGATTATGACAAGATCGGTAAGAATGACGCCATCGGAAAGATCTTCGTGGGCAGTAAGGCGAGTGGCCTAGGTCTGAAGCACTGGTCCGACATGCTGGCTAATCCCCGCCGCCCCATTGCCCAGTGGCATCCATTGCAGCCAGAGGAGGATATCGATGGTCAGCTAGCATCATTGAATGCAAAGAAGTAA
- the LOC116051468 gene encoding synaptotagmin-2-like isoform X2, translating to MKFNLFRSQAVAAAEPTGVTTVTMAPTPAVISTSVPDTSGSNNTEISKNDMFEEIKSKFLNEIDKIPLPPWALIAIAVVAALLILTCCFCIIKKCCCKKKKNKKGKKGKDGFNMKNMQGEDDEDDDEGETGLTEEEKEEEEKEEEKLGKLQYSIDYDFENAKLTVGILQAADLISMDSGGTSDPYVKVQLLPEKKKKYDTKVHKKTLNPVFNETFVFKVPYEELGGKTLSMSVYDYDRFSKHDVIGEVKIPMNTIDLGRPIEEWKDLESADQEEPEKLGDICISLRYVPTAGKLTVCILEAKNLKKMDACGLSDPYVKIQLLQGGKRLKKKKTTVKKNTLNPYYNESFSFEIPLEQMQKILVAVTVFDYDKIGKNDAIGKIFVGSKASGLGLKHWSDMLANPRRPIAQWHPLQPEEDIDGQLASLNAKK from the exons ATGAAGTTCAACTTGTTCAGGTCACAAGCCGTGGCGGCCGCTGAGCCCACCGGTGTCACCACCGTAACCATGGCTCCCACTCCGGCTGTCATCTCCACCTCGGTGCCGGACACCTCTGGCTCCAACAACACAGAGATCAGCAAGAATGACATGTTTGAGGAGATCAAGAGCAAATTCTTGAATGAAATTGATAAAATCCCGT TGCCGCCTTGGGCTTTGATCGCCATCGCTGTGGTGGCCGCGTTGCTCATCCTCACCTGCTGCTTCTGCATAATCAAAAAATGCTGctgcaagaagaagaagaacaagaaagGGAAGAAGGGCAAGGATGGCTTCAACATGAAGAACATGCAGGGCGAG GATGACGAGGATGATGACGAGGGAGAGACCGGActgacagaggaggagaaagaggaagaggagaaagaagaagagaaacttGGGAAGCTGCAATATTCTATAGATTATGACTTTGAAAATGCAAAG CTCACAGTTGGCATCCTTCAAGCTGCGGATCTCATATCCATGGACTCAGGTGGAACCTCCGATCCTTACGTGAAAGTCCAGCTTCTGcctgagaagaagaagaagtatgACACCAAAGTCCACAAGAAAACACTGAACCCTGTCTTCAATGAGACATTTGTATTCAAG GTGCCCTATGAGGAGCTCGGTGGGAAGACTCTGTCAATGTCTGTTTATGACTACGATCGATTTTCCAAACATGACGTCATTGGAGAGGTGAAGATTCCCATGAACACCATCGACCTCGGAAGGCCGATTGAGGAGTGGAAGGATCTGGAAAGCGCAGATCAAGAAGAG CCTGAGAAACTCGGAGACATCTGCATCTCCCTCCGTTACGTCCCCACCGCCGGGAAACTCACCGTCTGCATCCTGGAGGCAAAGAACCTGAAGAAGATGGACGCCTGTGGATTATCTG ATCCATATGTGAAGATCCAGCTGCTGCAGGGGGGTAAGCGtctgaagaaaaagaagactACAGTGAAGAAGAATACCCTCAACCCATACTATAATGAATCCTTCAGCTTTGAAATCCCCCTGGAACAGATGCAG AAAATCTTGGTGGCAGTCACAGTGTTTGATTATGACAAGATCGGTAAGAATGACGCCATCGGAAAGATCTTCGTGGGCAGTAAGGCGAGTGGCCTAGGTCTGAAGCACTGGTCCGACATGCTGGCTAATCCCCGCCGCCCCATTGCCCAGTGGCATCCATTGCAGCCAGAGGAGGATATCGATGGTCAGCTAGCATCATTGAATGCAAAGAAGTAA
- the LOC116051470 gene encoding protein phosphatase 1 regulatory subunit 12B-like: MSSLLSHNNDQPRIRKSLSDSSPTSSTTKSLRHERLSRLSSSDVSNDTSTNHAESYFLRRENRLSARKKAEEETANNDYKKMYEKALATNQRLKSRLETSKQELAMIQDQLQRAQRGRVGDCGSNMLETEKKESWSLKKRISDMEEQLKVKAELNMENQRLKDENGALIRVITKLSK; the protein is encoded by the exons ATGTCATCTCTACTTTCTCACAACAATGATCAGCCACGCATCAGAAAGTCGCTCTCTGACTCCTCTCCAACTTCATCTACCACCAAGAGCCTGAGG CACGAGAGACTGTCGAG ATTGAGCTCGTCCGATGTCTCCAACGACACATCAACAAACCACGCTGAGTCCTACTTCTTGCGGCGGGAGAACAGATTGTCTGCAAGGAAAAAGGCAGAAGAAGAGACAGCGAACAATGACTATAAAAAG ATGTATGAAAAGGCACTGGCTACCAATCAAAGACTCAAGTCCAGGCTGGAAACAAGTAAACAGGAACTGGCCATGATTCAGGACCAGCTGCAGAGAGCACAG AGGGGAAGAGTGGGAGATTGTGGCTCCAACATGcttgagacagaaaaaaag GAAAGTTGGAGTCTAAAAAAGAGGATATCAGATATGGAAGAACAGTTAAAG GTTAAAGCAGAGCTGAATATGGagaaccagagactgaaggatGAGAATGGAGCTTTAATCCGGGTCATCACTAAACTGTCCAAGTGA